The window AAAGAGCAGTTCTGGGGTGCATGGCGCTGGTATAAGGAGCTGGGTGGAGGATTCACCACCGACTGGGGTGCACACATGTTCGATATTGCTCAATGGGGACTGGGCATGGATAATAGTGGTCCGGTGGAGATTATTCCCGCAGGATATGAAGATACGAAGTTCCTTACCTTCAAATATGCCAATGGCGTCGTGATGACGGAAGAGCCGTTCGACGAAAAGCAGACCAAGGGAGTGAAATTCTGGGGAGACAAGGGCTGGATCGAGGTTTCGAGAGGCCATTTCCTGGCTTCCGACGACAGTCTGCTGCCACCCAAGGTTGAAGCAACTGAAGGAGCTTACGAAACGAAAGTTCCTCACCTTGCCAATTTCATACAGGCTGTAAAGACGAAAACCGATCCGGTTGTACCGGTTGAAATCGGTCACCGCACCTGCACGGTCTGTACACTCGGAAACATTGCATACGACCTGATGCGCCCGATAAAATGGGATCCGGCAGCAGAGAAGTTTGTAGATGATCCGGAAGCCGAGAAGAACAGGCTGTTCAATAAAACCTATACCGAAGGGTATAAGCTTTAAAAAGATTCATACAGTGAGGGTACTCCTGAACGGATACCCTCACTCTTTTTCTGCCGACCTCCTGTGTGGCGCACCAGCATCTAATGTAACTAAATCTATAGGTGTAAGTTCAATTTTTTAATCTAACAATCATGAACAATCAATTAACAAGAAGAAAGTTTATCCGGACAGCGGCCGTTGGCGCGGTTGGTGCAACTGTATTTCCTCAGTTTCTGGCTTCCTGCAGTTCAAGCAAGAAGGGAAAAGGTGATAAAGATACCGATACCGTCCGTTTGGGATTTATCGGTTTAGGTCAGCAGGGAATAGGATTGCTGGGTGCCTTCCTCTCTATTCCGGGAGTGGAGGTATTGGCCGGAAGTGATGTGTACGGTATCAAGCGGGAGCGTTTTTTAAGACGAGTAAATAGTCATTATGCTTCGCAGCAGAGATCGGTAGCCGTAGAGGTTTATGAAAACTACAAAGATCTGCTGGCCCGGGAAGATATTGATGCCGTTGTGATAGCAACGCCCGACCATTGGCATGCGTTTATTGCTATTGATGCTTGCAAGGCAAAAAAACATATCTATCTGGAAAAACCGCTTACCTTCACCATCAAGGAGGGTCAGGCACTGGTAAAGGCGGTTCGTGACAATGGTGTGATTCTTGGGGTAGGTAGCCAGCAACGTTCTGATCCCAACTTCCAGCACGCCGTAAAAATGGTCCAGGAAGGACGGATTGGCAAGATTGAAAAGGTAAATGCATACGTCGGGCCAGGTCCGCATCCCTACGACTTGCCGGAGGAGCCTGTGCCGGCCGATCTGAACTGGGAAATGTGGCTGGGCCCGCTGGAGTATTTTCACTACAACTCCCGGTTGAATCCTCCCATTTCGCTCGATCCGGAAGAGAATGAGACCTACTGGGCCGAATGGCGCTACAACAAGGGACTGGGCGGCGGATTCACCACCGACTGGGGTGCCCACAATTTTGATATTGCTCAATGGGGCATAGGAATGGATAAGAGTGGTCCGGTTGAAATCATTCCGGCCGGATATGAAGGTACGGAGTTCCTGACCTTCAAATACGACAATGGGGTGGTTGTGACCAACGAGCCATTTAATGAGCAGAAGACATTGGGAATCAAATTTTGGGGAGATAAAGGCTGGATAGAGGTTTCGAGAGAGTTCTACCATGCATCCGACGAGAGTTTGATGCCTCCAAAGGTTGAGGAGCAGGAGGGAAGATACGAA of the Petrimonas mucosa genome contains:
- a CDS encoding Gfo/Idh/MocA family protein translates to MNNQLTRRKFIRTAAVGAVGATVFPQFLASCSSSKKGKGDKDTDTVRLGFIGLGQQGIGLLGAFLSIPGVEVLAGSDVYGIKRERFLRRVNSHYASQQRSVAVEVYENYKDLLAREDIDAVVIATPDHWHAFIAIDACKAKKHIYLEKPLTFTIKEGQALVKAVRDNGVILGVGSQQRSDPNFQHAVKMVQEGRIGKIEKVNAYVGPGPHPYDLPEEPVPADLNWEMWLGPLEYFHYNSRLNPPISLDPEENETYWAEWRYNKGLGGGFTTDWGAHNFDIAQWGIGMDKSGPVEIIPAGYEGTEFLTFKYDNGVVVTNEPFNEQKTLGIKFWGDKGWIEVSREFYHASDESLMPPKVEEQEGRYETRVPHNQNFIDAVRSNVDPIVPVEIGHSTCTTCNLGNIAIELKRPLKWNPATQTFVDDPEATKYLTKTYSEGFSI